A segment of the Streptomyces sp. XD-27 genome:
CGATGACGAGGTCGTCCGGATACGGGGCCAGGGCCCGGTTGATCAGCTCGTTGGCGGAGCGCAGCGGCGAGAAGTAGAAGGCGGCGGTGTCGATGTGGTTCACACCGAGCTCAACGGCGCGGCGCAGTACGTTGATCGCCTGCTCGCGGTCGCGGGGCACGGCGGCGGGGACAAGCGCCCCGCCGGTCTGCGGCAGGCGCATCGCACCGAACCCGATCCGGTTGACTTCCAGGTCGCCGAGCTTCCACGTACCCGATGCGGCCGCGGTGATCATCTCTGAGGTCATGCGGGAATGATCTTTCATGAACCACGCTGACCGCCAGTCCTGGACGACGGGTGCCTGCCCCGGCCGGAGCCGATCCGGCCGGGGCGTCGGCGGCTCAGCGGACGTCAGTCCTGCTGCGCCTCGGGCGAGAGCTCACGCCACTTCACCGTCGACTTGGTGCGGAACGACCAGTCGAGCATCTTCTTGGCGTCCGTGTAGCGGTTGGTGTCGTTGAGGATGACACCCACCACCGTGCGGTCGCCGCGCTTCGCGGCGAACACCAGGCACTTGCCGGCCGCGGTGCCGGTGCCGGTCTTTATACCGATGGCGCCCCGGTACGAGCCGAGCAGCTTGTTGGTGTTCTCCCAGGTGTAGATCCGCGTCCCGCCGTTGGCGGCCGGGGCCTTCTGCTTGGTGATGGTCGTCTTCACGACCGTACCGAACGTGGTGTTGCCGATCGCGTGCCGGGCCAGCTTCGCCATGTCCCGCGGCGTGGTGAAGTTGCGGTTGCTCTGCGAGATGCCGTCGAAGGAGTCGTACTGGGTCTTCGACATCCCCAGCGCCCTGGCCTTGCTGTTCATCTTGGAGACGAACGACTTGGTGCGCTTGGCCATCGTGTCGCCGGTGCCGAACGTGTCGGCCAGCGCGTAGGCGGCGTCGCAGCCCGACGGCAGCATCAGCGCGTACAGCAACTGCCGCACGGTGACCTTGTCACCGGTCTTCAGGTCGGCCGTGCTGGCACCCTGACGGGTGACGTAGTCACGGTACGCCTTCTTGACGGTGACCTTCTTGTCCAGGTTCACCCCGCGGGTGTCGAGCACCACGACCGCGGTCATGATCTTGGTGGTGCTCGCCATCTGGCGCTGGGTGTCCGCGCCCTTGCCCCACAGCTGCTTGTTGGACCCGCTGTCCAGGAGGTACGCGCCCTTCGCCGTGACACCGGACGGGCCGGTCGTCGCTTCGGCGGTCGCGGCCGGCAGCACCACCGACAGGGCCGCGGTCGAGGCTATGACCGTCGCTCCCCAGCGGCGCATCGCCCCGCCCCCACATGCTCGTTCCATATGCGCTCCGTTCTCAGAATGGAAGGAAATGGGCGAGCGCATAGTCTCATCCGGTTAAATCCGAAAAAACCACGGGGGCGTGGCCCACCGTCAGGAGTCCGCGTACGAGGGGGGTTACGGGCGCGGTACGAGGAGGTCAGAGCGGGCGGCGGGCGCGGGCCGCGGCGGCGCGGCCGATCTCGTCGACGAGCGGCAGCACGCGGTACGCCACGCGCTCGCGCAGCGCCATCTCGGTGCGGGTGCGCACCACGCCCGGCAGCCGGATCAGCCGCTGGATCACGTCCTCGAGGTGTTCGTTGTCCCGCGCCACGACCCGCGTCAGCAGATCGCCCCCGCCGGTGATCGAGAACGCCTCGATGATCTCCGGCACCGCGGCCAGGGCGTCGCCGACGTCATCCAGGTGCCCCTGCGTGACCTCGATGTGGATGAACGCCAGCACCGGATGGCCGAGGGCGGCGGGCGACAGATACGGGCCGGAACCGGTGATCACACCGTCCCGCTCCAGCCGGTCCAGCCTGGCCTGCAGGGTGCCGCGGGCGATGCCCAGCGTGCGCGCGTACTCCCGGACACTGGTGCGCGGCTGTTCCAGCAGCAGGCGCAGGATTCTCGCGTCGAGCGCGTCCACCGACGCCGGGTCCACCGCCGACATGGGCCAACGGCCTCCCTCTGGTCGGAACATCTGGCGTCCGACTGTACCAATGGCACACCTATGGCGGCATCGGTTGAGCCACTGTCCCTGCGGATGCTTTCCTTCTCCCGACAATGGCGTTGCGGGGAGTCCCGCAGCGCCTTTTCCATGCCCGGAACAGTCTTCCCACGTCGGGAACAGCGCGCATCAGAGGATTCAGAGGATTCAGGTGATCAGGGGGCGTTCGGCGACCGTGCTGCAACGGATGTTCATGACTCCGGACCCGGGCCGGCTGCGGCTGCGCACCTCGGCGCGGGCCGTCGTCGGCGTCGGCCTGGCGGTGACCGCGACCGAGCTGTGCGGGCTGTCGCTGGCCGCCTCGATCACCGCGGGACTCGCCGCGATGCTGGCGCTGTTCACCGTCGCCGACCCCACCGTACGCCGCCAGGCCGGCACCACCGCGCTGCTGCCGCTGGCCGGGTTCCCCGTGCTGGCGGCGGCTACCGCACTGCACGAGCTGCCGCTCCTGCGCGACGCCGCGTTCCTCGCTGTGGTCTTCTGCGGGGTCGCGGCCCGCCGCTGGGGGCCGCGTGGCAACGCGCTGGGCATCTTCGCGTTCATGATGTTCTTCGCCACCCAGTTCCTGCACGCCGTCCCCGGCCAGCTGCCCCAGCTGTACGCGGCCGTGGCGATAGCCCTGCTGGCGGTGGCGGGCGTCCGGTTCGGTGCCTGGTGCATCGAGCGCCACAACCCGCCACCGGCCGCCCCGGCCCCGCCGGGCGGGCGCCGGCTGGCCCACCCGGCGACCCGGCAGGCGTTCCAGGCCACCGCTGCCTGCGCCTTCGCCCTCGCCGTCGGGCAGGCGCTCTCCGACGAACGCTGGTACTGGGCCGTCGGCGCCGCCTGGTGGATCTTCGTCAACACCGCCTCGCGCGGCGAGACGCTCGTCCGCGGCCTCCGCCGGGTCGTCGGCACGGTCTGCGGCATCGCGGCCGGCCTGGTGGTCGCCGTACCGCTGCACGGCGAGCCCGCACCCACCGTCGCCCTGGTCGCCCTCTGCGTGTTCGGGATCTTCTACACGGCGGCCCCGTCGTACAGCTGGATGATGTTCTTCGTCACCGTGATGGCCGCCCTGCTGTACGGGCTGATGGGCGTGCTGCACCCGGGGCTGCTGGCGCTGCGCCTGGGGCAGACCGCCGTCGGCGCGCTCGGCGCGGCGCTGGCTGTCGCGCTCGTCCTGCCGATCACCACCCACGCCGCGACCGACGCGTGGATCCAGCGCGCCCTGCACTGCGTACGGCGCTGCACCGCGGCGGCCGCGCGGCGGCTCGCGGGCGACGCGACCGCCGACCCCGCCCCGGACGTCGCCGAACTGGAACTCCTGCTGGCCCGGGTACGGCTCTCCCTCGCCCCGCTGCTGCACCCGCTCAGCCCGCTGCGCGCCCGCAAGGACCGGGCCCGCGCGGTCATGGTGCTCCTCGACGACTGCGCCCGGCAGGTGCGCGGGCTGGCCGAGACGGCCGCCGACCCCGACGCCTCCCACGACGCCCGGCTCACCGCGGCCTGCCAGCGGGTGGAGGCGGCGGTCCACCGGCTGACCTCGCCGGGCCGCGAGCCGTCGCCGGCCTCCGCCGCCCTCGCGGCCGACGCGCACCACCACCCGGGTGCGGAGCGGGCACTGGCTCATCTGCACGGACTGGAGACGGCGCTGACCGGCCTGGCCGCGCCGCTGGGCGCGGCCAGGTAGCCCGGGCTGCCCGCCCGGCCTCTCAGAACGCCGAAGGGGGCCCTCCGCGACGCGGAGGGCCCCCTTCCGTGCGGAGTGGGCGGATCGAGGCCGTATGGCGCGTACAGCGGCTCATACGGCTCGTGTGGCGGCTCGCCTCGTAGGGGGAGCGGCGGTGTACCGGGAGCGGGCGGTGCTGCTCAGCGCAGCGGCGCGCCCTGCGCCCCCGACCGCAGCGTGATGCCCACGGCCGCCGCGTACTGCGACAGCACCAGCTTGCCCACGGCCGGGTACGCGCCGAGCGGCTCCGCCGTCGCACAGCCGGCCTCGCGGGCGGCCTCGGCGGGCACCTCGCCGGCCACCTCGGGGCCGATCAGGTACGGGGCCAGGGCGAGCTGCCCGGAGCCGGAGCCCCGCAGCTGCTCCGCCACCCGGACCACGGAGCCCTCCTCGTCCAGCGCCGCGGCCATCACCGGCACCGCGAGGCGCGCGGAGAGCAGCATGCCGGTGATCCCGGCGGCCTGCACGGCCTCGGGGCCGCCGACCGTGGCCAGGATGATGCCGTCCGCGGCCGTCGCCACGGTGAACAGGCGGGCGCGGTCGGCACGGGCGAGCCCGGCCTCCGACAGCCGTACATGCAGCGCCTCGGCCAGCAGCGGGTGCGGGCCCAGCACATCGGTGATCTCGGCGGCGGACCCGCTGCTCACCACGGCTTCGCGTATCCGCCGCAGCAGCCCGGACTCCGGACCGGCCAGCAGCGGGACCACGACGGCCGCCGGGCCCTGCGCGGCGGCGCGCACGCCGGACTCGTCGAGCGGGACCTCGGCCGGGTCCACGCCCTCCGCCTCGGCGACGACGAGCAACTCCTCGCGGGCCGCGCGCGCCGCTTCCTCGGCCCGGCGCACCCGGTCCCCGCGCTCCTCGGCCGCCTGCTTGAGCACGGCCTCCAGCTGCGGGAACTCCCCGCCGTCCGCCTCCGCGAAGGCCAGTCGGGCGTCGAGACCGGGCAGCTCGGAGCGGGTGATGCTCAGGATCTCCTCCGCCACGCCGCGCGCGGCGGCATCGGGCGCACCCGGTACGGCGAGCACCAGCGGAGGTGCGCCGACGGGTGCGGCCGCGGGCTCCGGTCGGCGGTGCCGTCCGGACTGGCGGGGACGCGGTGTTCGTACTGGCAGGCCGGACGAGGGCCCTGTGGGGGAGCTCATGGCGCCGCATGTTAGTCGTTCGAAGCCCTGTGCTGCGCGGGCGGGGGCGACGTCGGGTCATACGTCCAGCTATGCCGGTTTCCATATTGACGCCCGCGGTCCGGACCAGTGCTTCCGGGGCCTCGCAGGACGCGTGCCCGCAGCTCACGAGCGCCGCGGGTTCCGGCACAGGCCCCGCACCTCCGCACCGGACCCGCGCCTCCGCAACAGGCCCGCGCCTCACATCACGCGCAGCAGCGCCGCGTCCTGAGGGAGCAGCAGTCGGTCGGTGGCGAGCGCCGCCGCCACGCGCAGCGCGCCGGCCAGCGGGTCCGCGGGGGACTCGACGACCCGGGCATGCGGCAGCCGCGCCCACAGCTCGGCGCGTACGGGGCGCAGCAGCGGCTCGCCCATGCGGAAGAGGCCGCCGGTGAGTGCCACCGTGCACGTCTCGCCGCGTCCGGCCGCCCGGCCGGGGGCGTGGCCCGCCGCCGCCACGGCGGTCGCCGTCCTCGCCCGGCCCGCGGCCGCGCCAGGGGCCCGCCCGTCCGCCGGACCGGCATGCCCGGCCAGGTCGGCCGGATGCGCCATGCTCTCGGGGTCCGCCGGGGTGGTGGGCGTACGGTGCCCGTCCCATGCCCTGCCCCGTGTCCCGGGGGACCCCCGGTCGCCGCGTTCCGGTGCCTCGCCGGCCGGGTGCGCGCCGTGCGGGCAGACCGCTTCCGCCGCCTCGGCGATGTGCCGGGCCGCCTGCCGCAGGATCCGCGCCGCCACCGGGTCCTCGGCCGCGCACCGGCCGACCTCCGGCGCGAACGACGCCAGTACGGCGGGCCGGTCGGCCCGCGGATACAGGGCGCCGGGCAGCTCTCCTGCCGGCCCGAAGACCGCCTCCGCCCGCGCGAGCAGCGCCACCGAGCCGCCGTGCCGCCCGTCGTGGGCGCGCAGCGCCGCCTCCAGGCCGGCCCGGCCGATCCACGCCCCGCCGCCACAGTCCCCGAGGAGATGCCCCCAGCCGTCGGCGCGCCGCCAGCCCGCGGCCAGGTCGGTGCCCAGGGCGATGAGCCCGGTGCCCGCCGCGACCACCGCGCCGGGCCGTTGGCCGAGCGCTCCGGCGTACGCGATCACCCCGTCGGCGGCCAGCGCGAGCCGCCGCACGCCGAGGGCCCGCCGCAGGGCGTCCGGGAGCACCGTCCGCAGTTCGCCGCCGAGCGCGGCCATGCCCGCCGCCCCGACACAGGCGGCCGCCGGCCGCTCCGCTCCGGCCTCGCGCAGCAGCTCTCGCGCGGCGGGCACCACCTGGTCCAGCAGGCTGCGCGCGTCGACGCCGCGCGCGCCGACCACGGCCGGGGTGGGCGAGGACCACGTCAGAGGCTCGCCGAGGCCGTCGATGCCGGGGCCGTCGACGGGCGCCACCGCGACCCGTAAGCCAGAGCCGCCGGAGTCGATGCCGAGCACGTGCCCGGGGGGCTCCGGGTGCCGTCGTGCGCCCATCGGGCTCAGCCGAATCCGCGGGCGTCCTGCTTGAGCGCGGTGTCGACCGTCAGCGCGGTCGCCACGACCAGGCTCAGCAGCGGGTCCGGCAGCGGCCGGTGGATCTGCAGGACGTAGTTGTCCGCCGTGGTGAACATGGTCTTCGCCAGGCCCTCCCACGTCTTGGTGATCCGGGCGATCTCCGTGTCGGTGTGGTCGACGATGGCGAAGTTCCAGGCGCGCCAGTTCTCGGCCTTGATCGCGCCGACGCGCTGCCCGTTGGCCTCGATCGAGAAGTTGATCTTTCCGATGACGTTCTGCTGGACGATCTCGCCGACCGGCTGGCCGTCCGGGCGCGCCACGATGACCCGGGACTTCATGAACTTGGCCGGGCGGGTGAGCACCAGGTGCGGCTGCCCGTGCGCGTCCCGGATCTCCAGGCGGTGGGTCATGAACTGGTCGAGGCTGGAGACGAAGCGCGCGACCTTCTTCAGCGTGCTCTGCCCGACCTGCACCACCGAGCCGATGGTCCGGCCGTGCTGGTCGAAGACGCTGTACTCGTTGGTGAGCTCGATCAGCTTGGCCTTCTGGTTCACCACCAGGACCGGCTCGCTGAACAGGGTGCCGCCGCCGGTCACGGCCGGGGCGACGCCCGCCTGCTGCTGGACCTGGTGCTGGATCTTGGCAGGTTCGGCCACGGGCTGCTGCGGGACCTGGCCGGGCTGTCCGGGGTGGGTGTGCTCGGTCCACCGAGTGCCGTCCCACCAGCGCAGCAGGTTCGGCGTGCCCTGCGGGTCGGCGTACCAGCCCGAAGGGGTGTTCGGATGTGTCGTCATGGCGGGCACCCTACCTGCGCCCGCTGTCACCCGCCCGTCAGGGAAGACGCCACTCCACGGGCTGCGCACCCTGCTGGACCAGCAGGTCGTTGGCGCGGCTGAACGGCCGGGAGCCGAAGAAGCCGCGGTCGGCGGACATGGGGGAGGGGTGGGCGGACTCCACGCACGGCAGCCCGCCCAGGAGCGGCCGCAGGTTGCGCGCGTCCCGGCCCCACAGGATCGACACCAGCGGGCGGCCCCGCGCGGCCAGCGCCCGGATGGCCTGCTCGGTGACCTCCTCCCAGCCCTTGCCGCGGTGCGCGGCGGGGCGGCGCGGCGCGGTGGTGAGCGCCCTGTTGAGCAGCAGCACCCCCTGCCGGGACCACGGCGTGAGGTCCCCGTTGGAGGGGCGCGGGTGCCCGAGGTCGTCGTACATCTCGCGGAAGATGTTCTCCAGGCTTCCGGGCAGCGGCCGCACCTCCGGGGCCACCGAGAAGCTCAGCCCGACCGCGTGCCCGGGGGTGGGGTACGGGTCCTGTCCGACGATGAGCACCCGCACCTCGTCGAAAGGCTGCTGGAAGGCGCGCAGCACATTCGCCCCCGCGGGGAGGTAGGTACGGCCCGCGGCGATCTCGGCCCGCAGGAAGTCGCCCATCGCGGCGATACGCCCGGCGACCGGCTCCAGCGCCTTGGCCCAGCCCGGTTCTACGATCTCGTTCAACGCTCGTGCAGCCACGATGCGTCACTCTATCGGCTCAGCCTGTGAGGGCCGCACCGATACGGCGGGCGGTCGGGCGGTACGGGGGCCGGAGCGGCCGCGGGCGCGTCACCGCGTGGGGAGACCGTCAGCTGGTCGCGGTCTGCTCGATCCGGATGCGGCCGCCGTCGCTGGTGGGCACCGAGAAGCCCCCGCTGGTGGGCACCGAGAAGCCGCCGAAGAGACCCGCGAGCCCGTCGTCGTCCTTGTCCTTGTCGGAGCCACCCGAACCGCCGGAACCACCAGAGCCCTGCTGGCCCCGGAGCCTCCGAAGTTCCCGAGGTCATCCCAAGGGTCGTCGGCGGCCACGGCGGGGGCCGCGAACCCGAACATGAATGCCGCGATTCCGGCGGCGGCGACCAAAGATCTGCGCATGCGAAATTCTCCTTTGCGATGAGGTGCTGGAAGAGGTGAGGTTTGGGAAGCAAGCACAGGAATGCCCCGCCCCGCACTCGGATATGCCTCACCTAATTCGCTTGGAGCAGTCCCCTCTGATTCACCTGGAGCAGTCTCAGCCGACTGCGGCGGCCCGGACGCACAGCACATCGGGCAGGTGCGAGGCGATCAGGCGCCAGCTGTCTCCCTCGTCCGCGCTGGCGAACACCTCGCCATTGCGATTTCCGAAATACACCCCCGCGGGCTCGGCGTCGTCGGTGCGCAGCGCGTCGCGCAGCACCACCCCGTAGTGCTCCTCCGCGGGCAGCCCCGTGGCCGGCGCGGACCACGAGGCCCCGGCGTCCTCGGTACGGAAAACCCGGCAGCGGTAGCCCGGCGGATAGCGGTCGCTGCCGTCGCTGACCGGGAAGACGTACGCGACGCCGCCGCGCCGCGGGTGGGTGGCGACGGCGAATCCGAAATCGGCGGGAAGACCGGCCCCGATCTCCGCCCAATTCGCCCCGGCGTCGTCGCTTCGGTACACCCCGCCGTGGTTTTGCAGATACAGCCGGTCGGGGTCGGTCGGGTCGCGGGCGACCTTGTGCACGCATTGGCCGAACTCCGGATACCGGTCGGGCAGGAACTCCGCCTTCAGGCCCGCGTTGGACGGCTCCCAGCTCGCGCAGCCGTCACGGGTGCGGTAGACGCCGCCGGCGGAGACGGCGACCAGCACCGACCTCGCGTCCCGCGGGTCGGTCACCACGGTGTGCACGGCCTGGCCGCCGAAGCCCTCGCCCCACTGCTCGCGCTGCGGGTGCTCCCACAGGCTCCGTACGAACGCGAAGGTCTCGCCGCCGTCGTCGGAGCGGAACAGGGCGCCAGGCTGCGTGCCCGCGTAGACGACATCGGGTTCCTCGGGGCCCGCGGGCTGCAACTGCCAGACCCGCTCCAGCGAGGCGCCGGTGTCCCGCGGGAACGCCACGGCGGGCTTCGGCGGCTCCCGCCAGGTGGCTCCGAGGTCGTCGGAGCGGAAGACCGACGGCCCCCAGTGCGAGCTGTCCGCCCCGGCCAGCAGCCGGGGCACGGGGCGGCGGGTGTCGATGCCGACGGAGTACACCGCCTGCATGGGGAAGTGCGGACCGGTGAAGGCCCAGTCGGCCCCGCCGTCGCGGCGCCCCAGGAACAGCCCTTTACGCGTGCCCACCGCGAGCAGCACGTCCGCCATGGCGCGTCACCTCCAGGGTTGAGGATGTGTCCGGCATCACAGAGTCTGCACCCCGGCACTGACAACGGCCCGTCGGTCGGCCGTCCCGGACGGCTCCGCCCCCGGTCGTCCCCGTCCCGGACCGGGGCGGGGACGACCCTCCGGCGCGGCCCGCGGCCGCGCCGGGCCGGTCAGGCCGCCCGGCCGTACTGCGGCGGGACGGACACCTCGTCGCCGAGCTCGCGTGCCGCGCGTCGCGCCCAGTACGGGTCGCGCAGCAGCTCCCGGCCCAGGAGCACCGCGTCCGCCTCGCCGCCCGCGAGGATCCGCTCGGCCTGCTCCGGCTCGGTGATCAGCCCGACGGCCGCGACCGGCAGCTTTGTCTCGGCCTTCACCCGCGCGGCGAACGGCACCTGGTAGCCGGGCCCGGTCGGGACCCGTACGCCCGCCGCGTTGCCCCCGCTGGAGACGTCCAGCAGATCCACGCCGTGCTCCCGCAGCAGGCGCGCCAGCGCCACGGTTTCGTCGACCGTCCAGCCCTCGCCCGCGCCGTTCTCCGCCAGCCAGTCGGTGGCCGAGATCCGGAAGAACAGCGGCAGTTCCTCGGGCCACACCTCCCGCACCGCGTCGACCACCTCCAGCGCGAAGCGCGTGCGGTTCTCGAAGGACCCGCCGTACTCGTCGGTGCGGTGGTTGCTGTGCGGGGAGAGGAACTCGCCGATCAGATAGCCGTGCGCGCCATGGATCTCGACGACCTCGAAACCGGCGGCGAGCGCGCGCCGCGCCGCGTCCGCGAACTGCCCCGTGATCTCCTTGATCTGCGCGGTCGTCAGCTCGTCCGGCACCGGGTGGCGCTCGTCGAACGCCGCCGGGCTCGGCCCCAGCGGCTGCCAGCCGTGCCGGTCCGGCCCGAGGGGCGCGCCACCCAGCCACGGCCGGTCCGTCGACGCCTTGCGCCCCGCGTGGCCGATCTGGATGCCCGCAATGGTGCCGCGGTCCTTGAGGAACGCGGTGATCCGGCGGAACGCCTCGACCTGGGTGTCGTTCCAGATGCCCAGGTCGAAGGGGCTGATCCGGCCCTCGGGGCTGACGGCGGTGGCCTCGGTCAGGATCAGCCCGGTGCCGCCGCTGGCGCGCGACGTGTAGTGGGAGAAGTGCCAGTCGTTCGGGACGCCCGCGTCCGGCCCGCAGGGCTCCGCGGAGTACTGGCACATGGGAGCCATCCAGATGCGATTGGGGATGGTCAGGGACCGCAGGGCGTAGGGCTCGAACAGGGCGCTCACGGGCTGCCTCTCTCTCATCCGGCGGAATGCCGCTCGTACGATAAACCTCGTAGTACGTAGAGTGTCAAACTACGATGGTTCTCGTACGATGGAGGTCCGAGCGGGGTCCGATGGAGATCCCAGGGGAGAGCGAACGAGGTCCCGCCGTGCCGACGCAGACATCCAGCACCGCACCGGAGTCCCCGGCGGGCCGCGCCCTGGACCACCCCGAGCGGGCCGCCATCCGCCTGGAGGACGTCCTGCACGCGCTGTCCGATCCCATGCGCCTGCGCGTGGTCCGGGCGCTCGCCGCCGGAGCCGACGCGCTGGCGTGTTCGGAGATCGAGCTGCCCGTGAGCAAGTCCACGTGCACGCACCACTACCGGGTGCTGCGCGAGTCCGGCGTGATCAGTCAGATCTACCGGGGTACGGCCAAGTTGAACGCCCTGCGCCGGGAGGATCTGGACGAGCTGTTCCCCGGGCTGCTGGACGCCGTCCTGCTGGCCGCCGCCCGCCAGGGCGACCGGCTCGGCGACTGACGGTCAGGTCAAGGACGCTCGACCGCCGGCGGCGGGTCGCCCTGCGTCCAGTCCAGCCCGTACCGGTGGAACAGCTCCGCGCGCAGCCGCTCCGGCGGCATCGGTGCCCCCGGCAGCAGGATGGCCACCACCGCGCCCATCAGCAGCGCGCGCAGCAGCACGTAGTCCTCGTCCGGGTCCGGCGAGCCGTATTCGGCGACCGTACGGCGCAGCAGGGCCGCGAGTTGCTGCTGCTCGGGGCACTGGACGAAGCCCTCCGCCGTCAGGATCCCCGCCATGTGGGTGCGCATCAGGCGCGGCCGGTCGCGGGCGAGCCCGAGGACCGCGTCGATCGCGCGCGCCAGCCGCTCCCGGCCGGCGTCCGGACCGGTGGGCAGCGGCTCCCGGTCCAGGGCCGCGGCCAGCCGCATGTGCATCAGGCGGTGCACCGCGCTCTGCAGGAGCTGGCGCTTGCTGGGGAAGTAGTACGAGACCAGGCCGCGGGCGGTCCCGGCCCGGTCGGCGATGCCGGCGAGCGTCGTCGCCTCGTAGCCGTCCCGGCCCACCAGCTCGACCGTCGCCTCCAGCAGTCGCGTCTTGGAGCGTCGGCGCAGTTCCTCATTGACCGATGCGCTACGCGGGGACATGCGATAACTCCTGCGTTGACTGGCTGGTAGCCAATATACTCAGAGGGCCGCCGGGCATCCGTGCTCCGCCGAACAGTTCGGATTCCAGCGGCTGCCGTCGATTTCGGGCGAAACGGGGGATCGTCCGAAATCGGCGGCTTCTTCATGTCTCCGCTCACCGAGATGCGGCCCCCGGCCCCCTTAATTAGATGCTCATCTATGTTGACGGATGTCGATACAAGGGGGAGTGTTGTGTACGCAGGGACGTGAAGAAGGAGGAGTCATGACCGAACATGCCTCTGATCTGCGCGAGGCCGTCCGGGCCGGATACGCCGCGGCGGCCCGCAAGGTGGCCGAAGGGGGTACGGGTTGCTGCGGCACCGGGACGGCCGCGGAGATCGACGAGAACTTCGGCGCCGCGCTGTACGGGGCCGACGAGCGGGACGCGCTCCCCGCCGAGGCGGTCGTGGCGTCCCTCGGCTGCGGCAACCCGCTGGCCGTCGCGGATCTCCACCTCGGTGAGCGAGTCCTGGACCTCGGCTCCGGTGGCGGGATCGACGTCCTGCTCTCCGCCCGCCGCGTCGGCCCCACCGGCAAGGTCTACGGGCTCGACATGACCGAGGAGATGCTGGCACTCGCCCTGGCCAACGCCGAGCGCTCGGGTGCCACGAACGTCGAGTTCCTCAAGGGCACCATCGAGTCCGTTCCGCTGCCCGCGCACACCGTCGACGTGGTGATCTCCAACTGCGTGATCAACCTGTCCACGGACAAGCCCGCCGTCTTCGCCGAGATGTTCCGCGTGCTGGCCCCCGGCGGCCGCGTCGGCGTCTCCGACGTCGTGGCCGACGACCGCCTCACGCCGGATCAGCGCGCGGAACGCGGCGACTACGTGGGCTGCATCGCCGGTGCGCTGTCGTTCGCCGAGTACCGCGCGGGCCTGGAGGCCGTGGGATTCACCGGTGTCGAGATCACCCCGACTCATCCGGTGGCGGACGGCATGCACTCCGCCGTGATCCGGGCCGTCAAGCCCGCGGCGGCGACGGGGCGCTAGGCCGTCACTCGGCCGTCACCCGGCGGCCTTCGGGGCGATCTCCTCGATCAGGTCCTCGACGAGCCTTCTGATCTCGTCGCGGATGGGGCGCACGGCCGCCACGCCCTGCCCGGCCGGGTCGTCCAACTGCCAGTCCAGGTAGCGCTTACCGGGAAAGACCGGGCAGGTGTCGCCGCAGCCCATCGTGATGCACACGTCCGACGCCCTGACCGCGTCGACGGTGAGGGCCTTGGGGACCTCGGCCGACATGTCGATACCGACCTCGCGCATGGCCTCGACGGCGGCCGGGTTGACCCGCTCCGCGGGCGCGGAGCCCGCGGAGCGGACCTCGACGCGGTCCCCGGCCAGGTGGGTCAGCCACGCGGCGGCCATCTGCGAGCGGCCGGCGTTGTGGACGCAGAC
Coding sequences within it:
- a CDS encoding NADH:flavin oxidoreductase/NADH oxidase, producing MSALFEPYALRSLTIPNRIWMAPMCQYSAEPCGPDAGVPNDWHFSHYTSRASGGTGLILTEATAVSPEGRISPFDLGIWNDTQVEAFRRITAFLKDRGTIAGIQIGHAGRKASTDRPWLGGAPLGPDRHGWQPLGPSPAAFDERHPVPDELTTAQIKEITGQFADAARRALAAGFEVVEIHGAHGYLIGEFLSPHSNHRTDEYGGSFENRTRFALEVVDAVREVWPEELPLFFRISATDWLAENGAGEGWTVDETVALARLLREHGVDLLDVSSGGNAAGVRVPTGPGYQVPFAARVKAETKLPVAAVGLITEPEQAERILAGGEADAVLLGRELLRDPYWARRAARELGDEVSVPPQYGRAA
- a CDS encoding TetR/AcrR family transcriptional regulator, producing the protein MSPRSASVNEELRRRSKTRLLEATVELVGRDGYEATTLAGIADRAGTARGLVSYYFPSKRQLLQSAVHRLMHMRLAAALDREPLPTGPDAGRERLARAIDAVLGLARDRPRLMRTHMAGILTAEGFVQCPEQQQLAALLRRTVAEYGSPDPDEDYVLLRALLMGAVVAILLPGAPMPPERLRAELFHRYGLDWTQGDPPPAVERP
- a CDS encoding sialidase family protein; this translates as MADVLLAVGTRKGLFLGRRDGGADWAFTGPHFPMQAVYSVGIDTRRPVPRLLAGADSSHWGPSVFRSDDLGATWREPPKPAVAFPRDTGASLERVWQLQPAGPEEPDVVYAGTQPGALFRSDDGGETFAFVRSLWEHPQREQWGEGFGGQAVHTVVTDPRDARSVLVAVSAGGVYRTRDGCASWEPSNAGLKAEFLPDRYPEFGQCVHKVARDPTDPDRLYLQNHGGVYRSDDAGANWAEIGAGLPADFGFAVATHPRRGGVAYVFPVSDGSDRYPPGYRCRVFRTEDAGASWSAPATGLPAEEHYGVVLRDALRTDDAEPAGVYFGNRNGEVFASADEGDSWRLIASHLPDVLCVRAAAVG
- a CDS encoding helix-turn-helix transcriptional regulator → MPTQTSSTAPESPAGRALDHPERAAIRLEDVLHALSDPMRLRVVRALAAGADALACSEIELPVSKSTCTHHYRVLRESGVISQIYRGTAKLNALRREDLDELFPGLLDAVLLAAARQGDRLGD
- the arsM gene encoding arsenite methyltransferase, whose amino-acid sequence is MTEHASDLREAVRAGYAAAARKVAEGGTGCCGTGTAAEIDENFGAALYGADERDALPAEAVVASLGCGNPLAVADLHLGERVLDLGSGGGIDVLLSARRVGPTGKVYGLDMTEEMLALALANAERSGATNVEFLKGTIESVPLPAHTVDVVISNCVINLSTDKPAVFAEMFRVLAPGGRVGVSDVVADDRLTPDQRAERGDYVGCIAGALSFAEYRAGLEAVGFTGVEITPTHPVADGMHSAVIRAVKPAAATGR
- a CDS encoding arsenate reductase ArsC, with protein sequence MPDKPSVLFVCVHNAGRSQMAAAWLTHLAGDRVEVRSAGSAPAERVNPAAVEAMREVGIDMSAEVPKALTVDAVRASDVCITMGCGDTCPVFPGKRYLDWQLDDPAGQGVAAVRPIRDEIRRLVEDLIEEIAPKAAG